The proteins below come from a single Odontesthes bonariensis isolate fOdoBon6 chromosome 18, fOdoBon6.hap1, whole genome shotgun sequence genomic window:
- the LOC142367376 gene encoding major histocompatibility complex class I-related protein 1-like, with protein sequence MIGIESNDATGDIVPFVQSAYNGEDLLELDLRKENITWIAHSPLAAIIKPKWDIQEEEIAAIQNVIGICTRFLHLSAYNHLLRPDPSVSLLQKTPSSPFTCHVTGFYSKRVLIFWRRDGEEIHEDVEHGEILPNNDGTFQMSVEMSVCHTVVSVLSTSPEDWERYDCVFQSADTKKTITVRLEKAAIRSNRASYPSELEIQMEAFTVSTPS encoded by the exons ATGATAGGCATTGAATCGAATGATGCGACTGGAGATATCGTCCCTTTTGTACAGTCTGCTTATAATGGCGAGGACCTTTTGGAATTGGACCTGAGAAAAGAGAATATTACATGGATTGCTCACAGTCCGCTGGCTGCCATCATCAAACCAAAATGGGACATTCAGGAAGAAGAAATAGCAGCCATCCAGAATGTGATTGGAATTTGCACTCGTTTTTTACATCTTTCTGCCTACAACCATCTGCTGAGACCAG atCCGTCAGTGTCTCTCCTCCAGAAGACTCCCTCCTCTCCATTCACCTGCCATGTGACAGGTTTCTACTCCAAAAGGGTCTTGATATTCTGgagaagagatggagaggagaTTCATGAGGATGTGGAACATGGAGAGATCCTTCCCAATAATGATGGGACCTTCCAGATGAGTGTTGAAATGAGCGTTtgtcacaccgtggtgag CGTTTTGTCAACCTCACCTGAAGACTGGGAGAGGTACGACTGTGTGTTTCAGTCCGCTGACACTAAAAAAACCATCACAGTCAGACTGGAAAAAGCAGCGATCAGGAGCAACAGGG CCTCATATCCCTCAGAGTTAGAAATTCAGATGGAAGCATTCACAGTGAGTACTCCAtcgtga
- the LOC142367714 gene encoding major histocompatibility complex class I-related protein 1-like: MMGTKKPLRRFIAFLLICQIASPAPHSLTYILTGTSGISDFPEFFASVVFDDVESGSCNSNKPGLNPSTSWIRKLLEEEPSHQEWLFNECLRHWESFRANIESLKQRFNQSEGVHIFQRMNGCHWDEETGDFSGFSQFGYDGEDLIRFDLKTETWITPKRQAVLTKHDWERDGHRSLLWKIALTEECRDLLKMYLKYANDALQKTVFPSVSLLQKTPSSPVSCHATGFYPNRALMFWRRDGEEIHEGVDHGEILPNDDGTFQMTVDLQLHSLTPEDWTRFDCVFQFSSFEGNITSRLDKAIVRTNSGSSRIHFAAVIGAVVTLVCVAGFVIKIWISRR, from the exons CACCACACTCCCTGACCTATATCCTCACTGGCACATCAGGAATCTCAGACTTTCCAGAGTTTTTTGCTTCTGTAGTATTTGATGATGTCGAATCGGGTAGCTGCAACAGCAACAAACCAGGTCTTAACCCCAGTACAAGTTGGATAAGAAAACTCTTAGAAGAAGAACCTTCACATCAGGAGTGGTTGTTTAACGAGTGTCTTCGCCACTGGGAAAGCTTCAGAGCAAACATTGAAAGTTTGAAGCAGCGCTTTAACCAGTCTGAGG GTGTCCACATTTTTCAGAGGATGAATGGATGTCATTGGGATGAAGAAACTGGAGACTTCAGCGGTTTTAGTCAATTTGGCTACGATGGCGAAGACTTAAtaagatttgatttgaaaactgAGACGTGGATTACTCCAAAACGTCAGGCTGTCCTAACCAAACACGACTGGGAAAGAGATGGACATAGAAGTTTGTTGTGGAAGATTGCACTTACAGAAGAATGCAGGGATTTACTAAAGATGTATTTGAAATACGCAAACGATGCTCTGCAGAAAACAG TTTTTCCATCAGTGTCTCTCCTCCAGAAGACTCCCTCCTCTCCAGTCAGCTGCCATGCTACAGGTTTCTACCCAAACAGAGCCTTGATGTTCTGgaggagagatggagaggagaTTCATGAGGGTGTGGACCATGGAGAGATCCTCCCAAATGATGATGGGACCTTTCAGATGACTGTTGACCTGCAGCTTCATTCATTGACACCTGAAGACTGGACGAGGTTTGACTGTGTGTTTCAGTTCTCCAGTTTCGAGGGCAACATCACTTCCAGATTGGACAAAGCCATAGTCAGGACTAACTCCG GTTCTTCAAGGATACACTTTGCTGCTGTTATTGGAGCTGTTGTGACGCTCGTCTGTGTAGCTGGATTTGTCATCAAGATATGGATCAGTCGTA ggTAA